In Penaeus monodon isolate SGIC_2016 chromosome 15, NSTDA_Pmon_1, whole genome shotgun sequence, a genomic segment contains:
- the LOC119581948 gene encoding histone deacetylase 6-like isoform X1: MTEDKENVLQPQRKNSGKGARARRRGSVPAGAGGAKEGEGETGKPRRLAGIRPRISIEELRNAYKRQASTPQEEILPMFDPMAKAQESKGVTRGRTGLVYDERMAEHRCLWDANYPECPERLTHTLERCRQLRLIERCEPILPRSATEDEILKSHSRSHLYLLWSTKDEKNEEKLENISSHFDSIYIHPETYELALLAAGSTIDLVDAIMAGKIQNGMALIRPPGHHAMKTEFCGYCFFNNVALAAQVALEKLKLSRILIVDWDVHHGQGTQQMFYEDPRVLYFSIHRYENGTFWPELRESDYDNVGAGQGRGFNFNVPLNKTQMRNEDYLAVFHQVLLPVAYEFSPELVIVSAGYDAAVGCPEFDPELVLVSSGYDAAVGDEKGEMEITPAFYAHLTSSLMALANGRVAVIFEGGYCLESLAEGAALTLSALLGDPCPKLLDPIFKPSLSMCESLLNLIYVQRPYWKCFQYQGSFSVHEKTNGDTGERHIPTLSYLGNATKPLKYETRNCYPVQSQEVKEKIKLQLVRLKQDKPPQMFENNRLCLVYDEAMSNHHSLSEKEHPERPERTERIWKSLKQFGIIERATVLQSRHATQQELELIHTHEHVNLMASTSALSENELLSMQDNYKSIYLHPKSNEAALLAAGSLLQVIDDVCSNKSLSGIGVIRPPGHHAEQDHPHGFCLYNNVAIAAKYAITHHGCERVLILDWDVHHGNGVQHAFEADPKVLYISIHRYDHGLFFPSSEDANYDQVGSGDGEGYTVNIPWNKSGMGDAEYMSAMLQVVMPIAYQYDPQLVLVSAGFDAARGDPLGGCRVTPECYGHMTRLLSSLAGGRMVLALEGGYNLSSISYCMTMCAKALLGDPLPSLEPGLVPNKNAVQSISDTIRTHKKYWTALSFQVDLPVEDVLCQGFGGGAQPVESGASGSEVSSCNVSPVSTPSTASPPYVSAPSSPDKTWKNGNCMENGASPQLECSSERTKFDSNKMDIEVTPIPELQRSVRSRVKSEKAASASVAEQRDVKVGGMQKEFGSEGSSRMSRRKVGDQGGSGESANHTSTPIRPSRPVKNVGLMLRAAASCAGIVKGVTAIVSNENTCDACYKATTLDSGSINGILKHCKELKLLHSCTRLEARPASEEEILSVHTKETLEGHVQRGTCSKSPCSGDPALTAAGSFVELISEVVQGNVLNGIALVQVSDHTSSGNQIISNNYINNLAIGTQYSLDNIGLQRVLIVNWNAQNGYNTQNLFYNDPRVLMFSVNLTDDQSATKGSVDRRGENKGLGYTFDLSLNRDSQSKNFTQGDYLAMLHQVILPVAYEFCPELVLLAIGNELVHQSPTVSPLIYSHITQMLMPLAQGHLTVMLEVGNAKEITKDIAAATLSALLDKAVELLPVIYENTSEVQDSVVNMINVQAATWKSLKQHAQTSCINTKKQANASSTVLCDEQQIIAKAFDGCVTTPTHTLCLAYDEGMMEHFSYDDETHPERPERISCIFQRLQEFGIVGRCHQVKTRLASAAI, encoded by the exons ATGACGGAGGACAAGGAAAATGTTCTCCAACCCCAAAGGAAGAACTCAGGAAAGGGGGCCAGGGCCCGGCGCCGTGGGAGTGTCCCGGCAGGAGCAGGTGGAGccaaagaaggggagggggagacag GGAAACCTCGCCGTTTGGCAGGGATTAGACCAAGAATCTCTATCGAAGAACTGAGAAATGCATACAAACGGCAAGCTTCCACACCTCAGGAGGAAATATTACCAATGTTTGATCCCATGGCCAAG GCCCAGGAGAGCAAAGGAGTCACCCGTGGGAGAACTGGTTTGGTCTACGATGAGCGCATGGCCGAGCACCGATGCCTGTGGGATGCCAACTATCCTGAATGTCCTGAGAGACTGACACACACCCTGGAAAG ATGTCGGCAGCTGAGATTAATCGAGCGTTGTGAACCTATATTGCCAAGAAGTGCGACAGAAGACGAGATCCTGAAAAGTCATTCTCGGTCGCATCTCTACCTCTTGTGGAGTACGAAGGATGAGAAGAACGAGGAAAAACTGGAAAACATCTCTTCGCACTTTGACTCGATATACATTCATCCA gAAACCTATGAACTTGCACTCCTGGCAGCTGGGAGCACTATAGATCTAGTAGACGCAATAATGGCTGGAAAGATTCAGAATGGGATGGCTCTTATTAG ACCTCCAGGACATCATGCAATGAAGACAGAGTTTTGTGGATATTGCTTCTTCAACAACGTGGCCCTGGCAGCTCAGGTGGCCTTGGAGAAACTCAAGCTGTCACGTATTCTGATTGTGGATTGGGACGTTCACCATGGCCAGGGTACTCAGCAGATGTTCTATGAGGATCCAAG GGTCTTATACTTCTCCATCCATCGCTATGAAAATGGAACCTTCTGGCCAGAGCTCCGGGAAAGTGACTACGACAATGTTGGAGCTGGTCAAGGTCGGGGTTTCAACTTCAACGTACCTCTAAACAAGACTCAGATGAGAAATGAGGATTATTTAGCAGTGTTTCATCAAGTCCTTCTTCCTGTGGCATATGAG TTCAGTCCAGAGTTGGTCATAGTGTCAGCAGGATATGATGCAGCTGTTGGATGTCCAGAG TTTGATCCTGAGTTGGTTCTTGTTTCTTCTGGTTATGATGCTGCAGTAGGTGATGAGAAG GGAGAAATGGAGATTACCCCTGCCTTTTATGCTCACCTCACCTCTAGTCTCATGGCACTGGCAAATGGGCGTGTAGCTGTTATCTTTGAG GGTGGTTACTGTCTTGAGTCACTAGCAGAAGGAGCTGCTCTGACACTTAGTGCCCTTCTGGGAGACCCTTGCCCAAAGCTTCTGGATCCCATCTTCAAACCCTCACTAAG CATGTGTGAGTCCCTGCTCAACCTTATCTATGTCCAGAGGCCATACTGGAAGTGTTTCCAGTACCAAGGGTCCTTCTCTGTCCACGAGAAGACCAATGGGGACACGGGAGAGCGCCACATCCCCACCCTCTCCTACCTTGGCAATGCGACAAAGCCCCTTAAGTACGAAACCAGAAACTGCTATCCTGTCCAATCTCAGGAGGTCAAAGAAAAGATCAAACTCCAGTTGGTCAGGCTGAAGCAAG ACAAACCTCCTCAGATGTTTGAGAATAATAGACTCTGCTTGGTGTATGACGAGGCCATGAGTAATCACCATAGTTTGTCAGAAAA AGAGCATCCAGAAAGaccagaaagaacagagagaatatGGAAATCTCTAAAACAGTTTGGCATCATAGAAAGAGCAACTGTCTTGCAG TCACGACATGCTACACAGCAAGAGCTAGAGCTCATTCACACACATGAGCATGTAAACTTAATGGCAAGCACAAGTGCATTAAGTGAAAATGAGCTCTTGAGTATGCAGGATAACTACAAGTCGATATACCTTCATCCCAAGAGCAATGAAGCTGCTCTTCTGGCTGCTGGGAGCCTCTTGCAG GTCATAGATGATGTATGCAGTAACAAAAGCTTAAGTGGAATAGGAGTAATTCGTCCTCCAGGCCATCATGCAGAGCAGGATCATCCACATGGCTTCTGTTTGTACAACAACGTGGCCATTGCTGCTAAGTATGCCATTACCCACCATGGTTGTGAAAG AGTGCTGATCCTTGACTGGGATGTTCACCATGGTAATGGCGTCCAGCATGCATTCGAGGCTGACCCAAAGGTCCTCTACATTTCCATCCACCGCTATGACCACggcctcttcttcccttcttctgaaGATGCCAATTATGACCAGGTTGGCTCTGGAGATGGCGAGGGCTACACAGTCAATATTCCATGGAATaag AGTGGTATGGGAGACGCAGAGTACATGTCAGCAATGCTACAGGTGGTAATGCCGATAGCATACCAGTATGACCCACAGTTAGTGCTTGTGTCAGCGGGGTTCGATGCAGCTCGTGGTGACCCTCTTGGAG GTTGCCGTGTCACACCTGAATGCTATGGCCACATGACCAGGCTTTTGTCAAGCTTAGCTGGGGGCCGCATGGTCCTGGCACTAGAAGGTGGCTACAACCTAAGCAGTATTAGTTACTGCATGACTATGTGTGCCAAGGCTCTTCTGGGCGATCCTCTACCATCGCTTGAGCCTGGACTTGTGCCCAACAAGAATGCTGTGCAATCCATATCTGATACCATTAGAACCCATAAAAAGTACTGGACAGCTCTGTCCTTCCAG GTTGATCTTCCTGTTGAGGATGTTCTGTGCCAAGGCTTTGGAGGTGGAGCCCAACCTGTGGAGTCAGGTGCATCTGGTTCTGAAGTCTCTTCATGTAATGTGTCTCCTGTCTCCACTCCGTCCACTGCATCCCCTCCTTATGTCTCTGCTCCATCATCTCCTGATAAGACTTGGAAGAATGGAAATTGTATGGAGAATGGAGCATCCCCACAATTGGAATGCAGCTCTGAAAGGACCAAGTTTGATTCAAATAAAATGGACATAGAAGTTACACCAATCCCTGAATTGCAGAGGTCTGTGAGAAGCAGAGTGAAGAGTGAAAAAGCTGCTTCAGCTTCCGTTGCAGAACAAAGAGATGTAAAAGTTGGAGGAATGCAGAAGGAGTTTGGTTCAGAGGGAAGTTCTAGGATGAGCCGGAGAAAAGTTGGGGATCAAGGTGGCTCAGGGGAGAGTGCTAACCACACATCGACACCCATCCGGCCAAGTAGACCAGTAAAAAATGTAGGCCTTATGCTCAGAGCTGCTGCATCATGTGCCGGAATTGTGAAAGGAGTAACAGCTATTGTCTCCAATGAAAATACCTGTGATGCTTGTTATAAAGCAACTACACTAGATTCTGGAAGCATTAATGGGATCCTAAAACATTGCAAAGAATTGAAACTTTTGCATTCATGTACAAGATTAGAGGCAAGACCAGCATCTGAGGAGGAAATTTTGTCAGTCCACACCAAAGAAACACTGGAAGGTCATGTGCAGAGAGGGACATGTAGCAAAAGCCCCTGTTCAGGGGACCCTGCATTGACTGCAGCTGGGAGCTTTGTAGAGTTGATTAGTGAAGTGGTACAGGGAAATGTGCTCAATGGTATAGCTCTTGTACAGGTATCAGATCATACCAGTTCAGGTAATCAGATAATTagcaataactatattaataatttagCAATTGGAACTCAATATTCTTTAGATAACATTGGGCTACAAAGGGTGCTCATTGTTAACTGGAATGCTCAGAATGGTTATAATACTCAAAATCTTTTTTACAATGATCCAAGAGTCTTAATGTTTTCTGTCAATCTCACTGATGATCAGAGTGCAACCAAAGGGTCAGTTGACAGACGAGGAGAGAACAAGGGCCTTGGTTATACTTTTGATTTAAGCCTTAACAGAGATTCTCAGAGTAAGAATTTCACCCAAGGAGATTATCTTGCAATGCTCCACCAGGTCATCTTACCCGTGGCCTATGAATTTTGCCCAGAGCTGGTTCTCTTAGCAATTGGTAATGAATTAGTGCACCAATCCCCAACAGTGTCTCCACTCATTTATTCACATATAACTCAAATGTTGATGCCTTTAGCACAAGGCCATTTAACTGTGATGTTAGAAGTTGGAAATGCCAAGGAAATAACCAAAGATATTGCTGCTGCCACATTGTCAGCACTGTTAGACAAAGCAGTAGAACTTTTGCCAGTAATTTATGAAAACACATCAGAAGTACAAGATTCAGTTGTCAATATGATAAATGTACAAGCAGCAACCTGGAAGAGTTTAAAACAACATGCTCAGACCTCCTGTATTAATACAAAGAAGCAGGCAAATGCATCTTCAACAGTATTGTGTGATGAACAGCAAATAATTGCTAAAGCATTTG ATGGTTGTGTAActacccccacacatacactttGCCTTGCCTATGATGAGGGAATGATGGAACACTTCAGTTATGATGATGAGACTCACCCTGAAAGGCCAGAGAGAATTAGTTGCATCTTCCAGCGGCTGCAAGAATTTGGCATTGTTGGCCGCTGCCACCAAGTAAAG ACAAGGTTAGCATCAGCAGCAATATAA